In Phragmites australis chromosome 17, lpPhrAust1.1, whole genome shotgun sequence, the following are encoded in one genomic region:
- the LOC133896701 gene encoding AAA-ATPase At4g25835-like translates to MKEYWTALASLMGAFAFLQGVLHAVFPAELRAAVARLLGRVTRAFSPYCYFDVTEMDGMGTNEIYDAVQLYLSSTAAPAAGARLSLSRPPNASSFTFGLAASDRVVDTFRDAAVTWEHVVAPRQGQGFSWRPLPEEKRRFTLRIRRGDRDKLLPAYLDHILVAAADIRRRSQDRLLYTNARGGAMDARGLPWDPVPFKHPSTFETLAMDPARKAAIMADLRDFADGSAFYERTGRAWKRGYLLYGPPGTGKSSMIAAMGNYLGYDVYDLELTEVGSNAELRKLLMKTTSKSIIVIEDIDCSVDLTNRAATPPAPKLRPNIDGTIEHDGGAGTGRSITLSGLLNFTDGLWSCCGAERIFVFTTNHIEKLDPALLRSGRMDMHIFMSYCTFPALKILLKNYLGFQGDELDLLGDSDDGAAVMRGLEEWIDAAEITPADVSEVLIKNRRNGKKEAMQELLDTLKVRAEKRRRDGFTTAVVRKEGGGDNEEEEEKRALESPNEGKEQAGIESCRDGQDEETEAKKQV, encoded by the coding sequence aTGAAGGAGTACTGGACGGCGTTGGCGTCGCTGATGGGCGCTTTCGCGTTCCTGCAGGGGGTGCTGCACGCGGTGTTCCCGGCGGAGCtgcgggcggcggtggcgcggcTGCTGGGGAGGGTCACGCGGGCCTTCTCGCCTTATTGCTACTTCGACGTCACGGAGATGGACGGGATGGGCACCAACGAAATCTACGACGCCGTGCAGCTCTACCTCAGCAGCACCGCGGCGCCGGCCGCGGGGGCGCGCCTCAGCCTGTCGCGCCCGCCCAACgcctcctccttcaccttcGGGCTCGCCGCCAGCGACCGCGTCGTCGACACCTTCCGGGACGCCGCCGTCACGTGGGAGCACGTGGTGGCGCCGCGCCAGGGGCAGGGCTTCTCGTGGCGCCCGCTCCCCGAGGAGAAGCGCCGGTTCACGCTCCGCATCCGCCGCGGGGACAGGGACAAGCTGCTCCCGGCGTACCTCGACCACATCCTCGTCGCGGCCGCGGACATCCGGCGCCGGAGCCAGGACCGGCTGCTCTACACCAACGCGCGCGGCGGGGCCATGGACGCGCGCGGCCTGCCGTGGGACCCCGTCCCGTTCAAACACCCGAGCACGTTCGAAACGCTCGCCATGGACCCGGCGCGCAAGGCGGCCATCATGGCCGACCTTCGCGACTTCGCCGACGGGAGCGCGTTCTACGAGCGCACGGGCCGGGCCTGGAAGCGCGGGTACCTCCTGTACGGCCCGCCGGGGACAGGCAAGTCCAGCATGATCGCCGCCATGGGGAACTACCTCGGCTACGACGTGTACGACCTCGAGCTCACCGAGGTCGGCAGCAACGCCGAGCTCCGCAAGCTGCTGATGAAGACCACGTCCAAGTCCATCATCGTGATCGAGGACATCGACTGCTCCGTCGACCTCACCAACCGGGCCgccacgccgccggcgccgaagctGCGGCCGAACATCGACGGCACGATCGAACATGACGGGGGCGCCGGGACGGGGCGGTCGATCACGCTCTCCGGCCTGCTCAACTTCACCGATGGCCTGTGGTCGTGCTGCGGCGCGGAGCGCATCTTCGTTTTCACCACCAACCACATCGAGAAGCTGGACCCGGCGCTGCTCCGATCCGGCCGGATGGACATGCACATCTTCATGAGCTACTGCACGTTCCCGGCGCTCAAGATCCTCCTCAAGAACTACCTCGGCTTCCAGGGCGACGAGCTGGACCTCCTCGGCGACTCAGACGACGGCGCGGCGGTCATGCGGGGGCTTGAGGAGTGGATCGACGCCGCGGAGATCACGCCGGCGGACGTGAGCGAGGTGCTGATCAAGAACCGCAGGAACGGCAAGAAGGAGGCAATGCAAGAGCTGCTCGACACCCTCAAGGTGCGAGCCGAGAAGCGGCGGCGGGATGGCTTCACCACGGCGGTAGTGCGCaaggagggcggcggcgacaatgaggaggaagaggagaagagggcGTTGGAGAGCCCCAACGAGGGCAAGGAGCAGGCCGGCATCGAGAGCTGCAGAGACGGACAGGACGAGGAGACAGAGGCCAAGAAACAGGTGTGA